The Rhodospirillales bacterium genome includes the window CGACCACGTGGTACAAAGGGTCGATGACGAAAACGACCGAAAAGTTTTCGGGCAGATCGTCCTCCGGTGCCTCGCGCAGGTAATCGATGGTCTTTCCCACCGTCCAGAAACGCGGGATGGCAACAAAGTCGCGCCCCATCAGACGTCCGGCGGAATCGTCGGGATAGGCAAGGCTTTCTTCGACCGCCTCGCGGTCCACGGCCGAAAGCTTGCGCAAAATTTCTTTTTGTACGCGCGGCGAAAGATCCTCGATCAGATGCACCGCGTCGTCGGTTTCAAGGGTCGAAATCAGTTGCGCGACGCGTCCCGGCGCCATTTCCTCCAGCGTCTGGCGCGCCAGTTCGGGCGCAAGCCATGAAAACACCTCGGCGTCGAAGACGTGCGGGAACCGGTCAATCAGGAAGGCGCGGTCCTGCGGCCCGATCTTGGCCAGAAGGTCGGCGCGGTCCGCGGGGCCCAACACCTCAAGAAACACGCGCACATCGTCGTCGCGCCCATCGTCGAGCGCGGTCAGGATGCTGGCGATGGCTTCGTCCGAAAGCGACGCGTCAAGGACGACTTCGTTCTCGACGGGCGGGGTTTGCCGGTCTTCGCTGACGGACGACTCCACGGTGCGTGTGTCGTCCGGTTCCATTCGCCCTCTTTATACGCAAAGGCGCGAAGAATGCGAGTGATTTAACGGGTGGTCCTTACCCCAGGTCCGCGGCGACGGCATTGATCGTTTTGCGCGCCTCGGCCTCGTCGGCCATGACCTGAGCGCTCACCGCCGCCATCACCGACACGTTGACCAGCCCGCGCGGAGTCGCCGCCGAGGTGACGATATGCACCGGCCGCGCGATGCCCAGAAGGAACGGACCCACCGGTACGCCCTCGGTCAGCACCTTGACCGCGTTATAGGTGATGTTCGCGGCCTCGACGGTCGGAAAGACCAGCAGGTTGGCAGCGCCCTTCATCGGCGAATTGGGCATCACGATCCGGCGCACGTCTTCAGAAAGCGCGGCATCGGCGTGCATCTCGCCCTCGACCTCCAGCTCCGGCGCGCGCATGCGCAAATCCTGCACCGCCATGCGCATCTTGATCGCCGACGGGTGGTTATGCGTCCCGAAATTGGAATGCGACACCAGCGCGGCCTTGGGTTCGACGCCGAAACGGCGCATTTCCTCGGCGGCCAGCAGGGTCATTTCCGTGATCTGGGAAATCGACGGGTTTGGATTGACGTGCGTGTCGCAGAAAAAGACGATTCCTTTGCCCGTAATCAAACCGACGCAAGCCGCGGCGGTTTCGACTCCGGATCTCAGGCCGATAATGTCCTGCACGTAACGCATGTGTTCGTGGTACTGGCCGATGACGCCGCAGATCATGGCGTCGGCTTCGCCGCGATGGACCATCAGTGCGGCGATGACGGTGGGGTTGGTGCGCACCGTCAGCTTGGCGACGTCGGGCGTCACGCCCTTGCGCTCCATGATCTGGTGGTACAGCGTCCAGTAATCGCGGTAACGCGGATCGTCCTCGGGGTCGACCAGGTCGAAATCGCGCCCGGCCTGCATCCGCAGGCGCAGCTTTTTCAACCGCATTGCCACGACCTTTTCCCGCCCGATCAGGATCGGACGCGCCAGCTTGTCGTCGATCAGGGTCTGCGCGGCCTGCAATACGCGGTCTTCCTCGCCCTCGGCATAGATGATTTTTTTCTGCACCGCCTTGGAACGGGAAAACAGCGGCCGCATCAGCATGTTGGACCGGTAAGTATGCTGCGTCAGCCGGTCGCGGTACGCATCCCAATCCTTGATCGGACGCGCGGCCACGCCGGAATCCATCGCGGCCTTGGCGACGGCCATCGGCACCGTCACGATCAGGCGGGGGTCGAACGGCTTGGGGATCAGGTATTCGGGGCCGAAGCTCAGGTTTTCGTCGCCATAGATCGCGGTGACCTCGTGCGTCGCTTCCTCCATCGCAAGATCCGCGATGGCCTTGACGCAGGCGACCTTCATCTCCTCGTTGATCGCGGTCGCGCCGACGTCCAGCGCGCCGCGGAACAGGAACGGGAAGCACAGGACGTTGTTCACCTGATTGGTGTAATCCGACCGGCCGGTGCACACGATCGCGTCGGGTTTCGCGGCGCGCACGTCTTCGGGCATGATTTCCGGGGTGGGGTTTGCCAGCGCCATCACCAGCGGCGCCGCCGCCATCGATTGCACCATGTCCTTGTTCAGGACGCCGGGGCCCGACAGGCCAAGGAACACGTCCGCGCCCGCGATCGCGTCCTTCAGGGTGCGGGCGTTGGTGTCGATCGCATAGGCTTCCTTGTATTTGTCCATCCCTTCCTTGCGACCTTTATAGATGACGCCGGTCTTGTCGGTGACGGTGATGTTGTCGCGCGGCAGGCCCAGTTGCACCAGCATGTTCAGGCACGCAAGGGCGCTGGCCCCCGCGCCGGAGGCGACAAGCCGGATTTCCGACATGCTGCGCCCGGACCAGCGGATCCAGTTTGTGAACGCGGCGCCGACGATGATCGCGGTGCCGTGCTGGTCGTCGTGGAAGACGGGGATTTTCATGCGCTCGCGCAGGCGGCGCTCGATCTCGAAACACTCAGGCGCCTTGAAATCCTCAAGGTTGATGCCGCCGAAGGTCGGCTCAAGGCTGGCGATGATCTCGACGCATTTATCGACGTCGGTTTCGTCGATCTCGATGTCGTAGGAATCGATGTCCGCGAATTTCTTGAACAGGGCCGACTTGCCCTCCATCACCGGCTTGGACGCCAGCGCGCCGATATTGCCAAGCCCAAGGACGGCGGTGCCGTTGGATATGACGGCCACGATATTGCCGCGGCTGGTATAATCCAGCGCCTTAAGCGGGTTTTCGGCGATCGCCTCGCACGCCGCCGCAACGCCGGGCGAATAGGCCAGGCTCAGGTCGCGTTGCGTGGTCATCGGCTTGGTGACCTTGATCGCAAGTTTACCGGGGGTCGGTTTCAAATGGTATTCAAAGGCGGCGTCGCGCAGGGACTGGTCCATCGGTCATCCAAAAACGGGCAAGGGTGCAATGTCTGGGATGTAGTGATGGTGCGGTCGAGAAGACTCGAACTTCCACGGGTTGCCCCACAGCGACCTCAACGCTGCGCGTCTACCATTCCGCCACGACCGCATTATCACTACGGATTGCCGCGAGGTCTAGCAAATCCGCCTGAACGTGGCAATACGCATACACGGTGCGCCGCACCAAGGAAAGCGGAAAATGGCTTTAGGGCGCTTTGGGTACTTCGGGCGCGCATTCGTGCAGCCTGAACGCGGTGCCGATCATGGCGCGCAGTCTGTCGGCAAGGGCGGATTGATGGCCGTTGATGGCATCGTTCAATTCGTTCAGCCATCCCCGGAACCCCAGCAATATCTTCCGGCCATGAACGGTGCTGAACCGTGCCGTCACTTCGGGGACTGTCCCGCTGCGAATATCGATATAGGTTCGCGCCAACTGGCACCCCATCAGCAGGTAACAGATCTGGCCATACGCCCTCAATTGATCAAAGGCTTCGCGCATCTCTGCCGTGCCTTTGGCGCTCATCGCTTTCTCGACATCCTTGGCCGTTTCATACCCGGCCTGGATGGCGGTCATACCGCGCGTGTCTGGCGTAATGATGGCGCGCAATTTTTCGTCCAGCCGCCGGTCTTGCAGGCTGATGACCGCGGCACAGCGCAGATCATCGGTGATGTCGTCCGCGCCAAGCAGATAGGGCTGTGGATTGGTGCGCAGCAGGTTCAGATGCCTGCGCAAGGGGGTTGCGAACGCGGCCATGATGGCATTCTGTTGCGCCTGCGTGCCGGGTTTGCAGATCGCCACACGCGGATGCACGGCGCAATACGCGTCCATCAGGGCTAGCAGCCCCGGCGAGCGGTCGGGCGCCACGCCCATTTCCCTAAGGGCGAACAGGCCGGCGGAAAAACCGTTGTCTTGCGCGTAGCAGGCAAAATGCGGGGCAGGGAAGCGCGGAGGTGTCATGACCGCCGACAGTATATTGTCATAACGATAAAAGCAAATTTTACCGCAGGGGCTGGGAAAACCATGGAAAAGAAGGTGAAACGTGGTTTGCCTAGACTTTTGGCTTAAGGGTGACGACCTTTTCGCCAGCCCCCGCCACCGCCTCAGCGCCCGGATGCAGCCGTTCATCCAGTTCGCTCATGCGCCGGTGGAATTCCTGCGCAAGCGCGCTCTCGCGCCCGGTCAGGCGTGCGCGCAGCCAGCGCAGCCTGATCATGTCGTAATCATGCGCTTTTGGCGCGGCAGGCGCGGCTTTTGCGCCGAACAGCGGCGTGACCTTGCCGCCCTGCGCGTCCTGCGGAGTGCTGGGTACATGCGACGAATCGGCCAGCGCCCGCGCGATTTGCGCTTCGGGCAGGGGACGAATGGCCATGACGGCCAGCAATTCGACCATCATCCGCACCTCTTGCGGCTGGTCGTGCATCTTTTTCCAATCCCCTCTGTCGCTGAAAATCCTGTCGGCGCACAGGCTTAAGATCCATGGGTGTTCCAAGGGATGTTCACGCGGGCGCACGTTCTCAAGGAAAAAAGGAACCTCCCCGATGGTATGCGGTGTTGTCAGCGTCAGGGACGGCATCGCCGCCATGCAGTAAAAATCCTGGCTGATGTCGCGGGCGGACGGGAAATACGGCGTGCAAAACGCATGCGCCAGAGCCCATGTATCCTCGATACTCTTGAGCCTTGCCCCTGCGCTGGGTAGAACATGCTGATAACGGATCAGAGATCCGCTGATAAGGTAATGCAGTTCAGGGGCCTGTCCGCGCGTAAGCCCTGCTTTTAACAGCGCGGACTCGACCATGGTTTCAATGGCGTCTTTGGAAAGCGGCATGCAAACTTTTTGCATAAGAAGAAGCGATCCTGCAAGGGTTGAATGGAAATCCGGCACCGCGCCGGTAGATTACGCCGATGCGCTGGCCTTTATGGAGGGGCGCGTTGCCGCCATTGCTGCCGGTGATGCGCCGGAATGCGTCTGGCTGCTGGAACACCCGCCGCTGTATACGGCGGGCACCTCGGCCAAGGCCGCCGACCTTTTGGATGCCCGCTTTCCTGTCCATGAAACGGGCAGGGGCGGGGAATACACCTATCACGGGCCGGGCCAGCGCGTGGCCTATGCGATGCTCAACTTGCGCGCCCGCCAGCCCGAACCGGATCTGAAGAAATACATCTGGCAGTTGGAGGAATGGATTATCCGCACGCTGGCGACCTTCGGCGTGACCGGCGAACGCCGCCCCGGCCGCGTGGGGATATGGGTGGTGCACCCGCGCGCCGGGTTGGTGGGCGGCGGCGCGCAAACCAAAACGCGCGCCGGGTTGGCGGGCGGCGGCGCGCGAATCAAAGAATCCAAAATCGCCGCCATCGGCGTGCGCGTGCGCCACTGGGTGACGTTTCACGGCATATCCATCAACAATACGACCGACCTTTCGCATTATGCGGGCATCGTGCCCTGCGGCATCAGCGAACACGGGGTGACCTCGCTGGCGGCCCTGGACAAAAACGTTTCGATGGATGATCTGGACGCCGCCTTGAAAGAATCTTTTGAAGCCGTGTTCGAGTTGCGCTAAATCAGGCACATGCATGATTTAAAAGACATCCGCGCCAATCCCGAAACCTTTGATTCTGCGATGGCGCGCCGCGCCTTGCCCGCGCAATCGCCCGCGATTCTGGCGCTTGATGAAAAGCGCCGCGCCGCCCAGACAGCGTTGCAGGAACTGCAATCGCAACGCAACGAGAAATCGAAACTGATCGGCCAGTTGAAGGCGAAAAAGGAAAACGCCGACGCGGCGATGGCCGAGGTCGCGGCGCTGAAGGACAAAATGACCGCGCTGGAGGGGGAGGAAAAGGAAATCGGCGACAAGCTCACCGATCTGCTTTCCCGCCTGCCGAACATCCTTGCCGACGACGTGCCGGACGGTCGGGACGAAGACAGCAACGTCGAAATCCGCCGCGTCGGGACGCCCGCCAAAACCGGGCCGGGCCACCCGGACCATGTCGCGATCGGCGAGGCGCTGGGCCAGATGGATTTCGATGTCGCGGCCAAACTTTCCGGCGCGCGCTTCGTGTTGATGCATTCGGGTTTGGCGCGGCTTGAACGCGCGCTGGCGCAATTCATGCTCGACACCCACACGGCCGAACACGGCTATACCGAAGTTTCCCCGCCGCTTCTGGTCAAATCCGAAACCATGTACGGCACCGGGCAACTGCCCAAATTCGGCGAGGATCTGTTCCAGACCACGCGCGGTGACTGGCTGATCCCGACCGCCGAAGTCAGTCTGACCAACATGGTCGCGGATATGATCGTCGAGGAATCCACACTGCCGCGCCGCTATACGGCGCATACGCCGTGCTTCCGGTCGGAAGCCGGGGCGGCGGGCAAGGACACCAAGGGCATGATCCGCCAGCACCAGTTCTATAAGGTCGAAATGGTGTCTATCACCCGGCCCGAGGATTCGGTGGCCGAGCACGAGCGCATGACCAAATGCGCCGAAAGCGTCCTGACCAGACTTGGTTTGCCTTTCCGCACCATCGTCCTGTGTTCGGGCGATACCGGCTTTGGCGCGCGCAAAACCTATGACATCGAGGTCTGGCTGCCGGGGCAGGACCGTTACCGCGAAATCTCCTCCTGCTCGAATTGCGGGGATTTTCAGGCCCGCCGCATGAAGGCGCGCACCAAGCGTCCGGGCGAAAAGGACACCTGCTTTGTCCACACCCTCAACGGGTCGGGCGTGGCGGTCGGCCGCGCTTTAATCGCGGTGCTGGAAAACTACTGGGACCCCGCCCGCGATGCGGTGGTGGTTCCTGAAGTCCTGCGCCCCTATATGGGCGGCCTGACCGAGATCGCGAAGAACCAGTCTTAAATCCTTAATTCCAAAACACTTGTATCGGCCCCTTGTTCGGATCAGAATAAAGGGGTCGATTCGCTCTTATACAACTTCAAGAAAATCCATGAACGCATTGCAAGCAAACAAAATTCGGCTGATCATGCATTTGCGTCGCCATGGCATTGCCGATACGCAGGTATTGGCCGCGATCGAACGCGTCCCGCGTGAGGAATTCGTCCCCGAACTGTTTTTCGATCAGGCATACGAGGACCGGGCCCTGCCCATCGGTCTGGGCCAGACCATTTCCCAGCCGCTGGTCGTCGCCACCATGTCGCAGGCGCTCGAACTCAACGACCGGATGAAGGTTCTGGAAATCGGCACCGGTTCGGGGTATCAGGCCGCCATTCTTTCCCGGCTTGTGCGCCGCGTCTATTCGATGGAGCGGCACAAACCCCTGCTCGACATCGCGGAACAGCGTTTCCGCGCCATGAACATCCGCAACATCACCTGTGTGGTCGGCGACGGCATGAAGGGCTGGCCGGTGCAGGCGCCCTTCGACCGCATCATCGTCACCGCCGGCGCGCACGGGCAAGCGCCGAACGACCTGCTTTTTCAACTTTCGATCGGCGGCATCATGGTCGTGCCCGTGGGGCCGGACGGCACCGCCCAGACCTTGGTCAAATATACCCGCGTTTCCGACACCGAATTCACCAGTCAGGAATTGATGCCGGTGCGTTTCGTTCCCCTTTTGCCCGACGTGGCCGCGGAATCGATGGATCTGGAGCCGGACATCAACAAGCTTCTGGCCTGGGCCTGATACCGGCCAAAATTATCCATAATTATTGACGCGTTATGTGTGTGGCTGCTAAACACGGGCTATGTCACGCCTCAGGCCAACGCACCAGAAACCATGGAAAAATCGCCCGCCCGCAGAACAGGCGATGATCACGGGCGTGCCCGCTTTGGCCGCGCTCGCCATGGGTGGGATGTTGACGCAGCTTTTCAATCCTTTGGCGCTGGGGGCCGGGGTCATAGGCGGTCTGGCGGCGGTGTTCCGTCATTACGCCGCGCCTTTCGCGAAATCCAAAAACAAGATCATTGATCGATACACGGCGGCGGATGAAATCAGGCTGTTGGATGAAACCGTGCCGGATCAGGCGGCGGCGCTGGCCGTTTTTCACGAAACAGAAGGGCTTTTCGATGATCCATCAAGGCGTCTGACACCGTATCTGGCATCCCCGGGATTAACTTTAGCATTGGTGGCTGGCTGCACGCTGGACGATCTGGCAATACGCGCATTGGTTGACGATAACCCGGAAGATCAGATGGAAAAGCTGATGGATGGCGTCAATCGTGCGCGCGAGTATTTTTTTGCAACGGCGGAAAATGCTTTGCTGACCACGCCGCAGGCGCTTTCGCGTTTTGCGGACAAGCCGGAACAGTTGCGTTTTATCTATGCGCATGAACGTGCGCACAGGGAAACGGGCGACCCCGAATCCATATCAAGGAAAGTCCTGATTTTGGGTCTTGCTGGCTTCCAGCCCCTGCTTTACGCGACAGCGGCGTTGATGGCCTTGAATGGCATATGGATGTCAAGCGCGCCCACGGTGCCCGTGCCCGGCTTTTTGATGCCATTCAACGGGAACGGGTATGTGCTGGGGCCGTTGGCCGCGCTTCTGGGCACGGCTGCCGCCGCGCCGCTTGTGGGGTTGGCGATAACCTATGCCGATCGCAAAACGGAATACCGTGCCGACCGCAACGGATTGTACAAAACCGGCGATCTGGACGCGGCCGTGGGGTTCATGGATGGGATCAGCGCGATCGAATCCATGTCGGAATCGCCGCCGACCGCATCCGGACGCCTGAAGGCGCTTTGGGACGAGCATCCGTCATGGGCGCAAAGAATCGCCCGCATGCGCGGTATCTGGCCCGAAATACAGCAAGCAAGGCGTCTGGCTGGCATTCAGGCACCCGAACGGCCCGCGCCCCGCGCGCCGTGACCGGCGCATTTTGGCGAACGCCTTGCCTTTGCCCCGATCGTCTTTATAGTACCCGGCGAATTGCAAACCGGAGCATGAAGATATGTTGATTACCCAAGCTTTCGCACAGGATGCCGCCCCTGCAACGGTCGCGCCCGCTTCCGCTGCCGCCGATGCCGCCGCGACACCGGGCATGGGCGATACGTTCCTGACCAATATGGGCCTGATCGCTCTGATGTTCGTGCTGTTTTACGTGCTGCTGATCCGTCCCCAGCAAAAGCGCATGAAACAGCAACAGACGATGCTTGGCGCCCTCAAGGTCGGTGACCGCGTGGTCACCGGTGGCGGGCTGGTCGGTAATATCAGCCGTCTGGTTTCGGACGCGGAGGTCGAGGTCGATCTCGGCGGCACCAAGGTCACGGCTCTGCGCTATACGCTTTCCGTG containing:
- a CDS encoding NADP-dependent malic enzyme → MDQSLRDAAFEYHLKPTPGKLAIKVTKPMTTQRDLSLAYSPGVAAACEAIAENPLKALDYTSRGNIVAVISNGTAVLGLGNIGALASKPVMEGKSALFKKFADIDSYDIEIDETDVDKCVEIIASLEPTFGGINLEDFKAPECFEIERRLRERMKIPVFHDDQHGTAIIVGAAFTNWIRWSGRSMSEIRLVASGAGASALACLNMLVQLGLPRDNITVTDKTGVIYKGRKEGMDKYKEAYAIDTNARTLKDAIAGADVFLGLSGPGVLNKDMVQSMAAAPLVMALANPTPEIMPEDVRAAKPDAIVCTGRSDYTNQVNNVLCFPFLFRGALDVGATAINEEMKVACVKAIADLAMEEATHEVTAIYGDENLSFGPEYLIPKPFDPRLIVTVPMAVAKAAMDSGVAARPIKDWDAYRDRLTQHTYRSNMLMRPLFSRSKAVQKKIIYAEGEEDRVLQAAQTLIDDKLARPILIGREKVVAMRLKKLRLRMQAGRDFDLVDPEDDPRYRDYWTLYHQIMERKGVTPDVAKLTVRTNPTVIAALMVHRGEADAMICGVIGQYHEHMRYVQDIIGLRSGVETAAACVGLITGKGIVFFCDTHVNPNPSISQITEMTLLAAEEMRRFGVEPKAALVSHSNFGTHNHPSAIKMRMAVQDLRMRAPELEVEGEMHADAALSEDVRRIVMPNSPMKGAANLLVFPTVEAANITYNAVKVLTEGVPVGPFLLGIARPVHIVTSAATPRGLVNVSVMAAVSAQVMADEAEARKTINAVAADLG
- the lipB gene encoding lipoyl(octanoyl) transferase LipB, yielding MASLESGMQTFCIRRSDPARVEWKSGTAPVDYADALAFMEGRVAAIAAGDAPECVWLLEHPPLYTAGTSAKAADLLDARFPVHETGRGGEYTYHGPGQRVAYAMLNLRARQPEPDLKKYIWQLEEWIIRTLATFGVTGERRPGRVGIWVVHPRAGLVGGGAQTKTRAGLAGGGARIKESKIAAIGVRVRHWVTFHGISINNTTDLSHYAGIVPCGISEHGVTSLAALDKNVSMDDLDAALKESFEAVFELR
- the serS gene encoding serine--tRNA ligase, which gives rise to MHDLKDIRANPETFDSAMARRALPAQSPAILALDEKRRAAQTALQELQSQRNEKSKLIGQLKAKKENADAAMAEVAALKDKMTALEGEEKEIGDKLTDLLSRLPNILADDVPDGRDEDSNVEIRRVGTPAKTGPGHPDHVAIGEALGQMDFDVAAKLSGARFVLMHSGLARLERALAQFMLDTHTAEHGYTEVSPPLLVKSETMYGTGQLPKFGEDLFQTTRGDWLIPTAEVSLTNMVADMIVEESTLPRRYTAHTPCFRSEAGAAGKDTKGMIRQHQFYKVEMVSITRPEDSVAEHERMTKCAESVLTRLGLPFRTIVLCSGDTGFGARKTYDIEVWLPGQDRYREISSCSNCGDFQARRMKARTKRPGEKDTCFVHTLNGSGVAVGRALIAVLENYWDPARDAVVVPEVLRPYMGGLTEIAKNQS
- a CDS encoding protein-L-isoaspartate(D-aspartate) O-methyltransferase; this encodes MNALQANKIRLIMHLRRHGIADTQVLAAIERVPREEFVPELFFDQAYEDRALPIGLGQTISQPLVVATMSQALELNDRMKVLEIGTGSGYQAAILSRLVRRVYSMERHKPLLDIAEQRFRAMNIRNITCVVGDGMKGWPVQAPFDRIIVTAGAHGQAPNDLLFQLSIGGIMVVPVGPDGTAQTLVKYTRVSDTEFTSQELMPVRFVPLLPDVAAESMDLEPDINKLLAWA
- a CDS encoding M48 family metalloprotease gives rise to the protein MSRLRPTHQKPWKNRPPAEQAMITGVPALAALAMGGMLTQLFNPLALGAGVIGGLAAVFRHYAAPFAKSKNKIIDRYTAADEIRLLDETVPDQAAALAVFHETEGLFDDPSRRLTPYLASPGLTLALVAGCTLDDLAIRALVDDNPEDQMEKLMDGVNRAREYFFATAENALLTTPQALSRFADKPEQLRFIYAHERAHRETGDPESISRKVLILGLAGFQPLLYATAALMALNGIWMSSAPTVPVPGFLMPFNGNGYVLGPLAALLGTAAAAPLVGLAITYADRKTEYRADRNGLYKTGDLDAAVGFMDGISAIESMSESPPTASGRLKALWDEHPSWAQRIARMRGIWPEIQQARRLAGIQAPERPAPRAP
- the yajC gene encoding preprotein translocase subunit YajC; this translates as MLITQAFAQDAAPATVAPASAAADAAATPGMGDTFLTNMGLIALMFVLFYVLLIRPQQKRMKQQQTMLGALKVGDRVVTGGGLVGNISRLVSDAEVEVDLGGTKVTALRYTLSVRGSETVPDAPAK